The genomic interval CAGCATCCCGTCACACCCCTACCCTGTCCCAAGGCTGGAAGGCACAGCTCCCCAAACGCGCCCAGCTCAGCCGCTGTGGCAAGGGCCCCCCATGGCAGCTCTCATACCAGCTCCAGTTGGCAGAGGTCCACAAGAGCCTCCTCTCCAGCACCGGCCTCAtccccctgcctccttcccccgGGGGGTCTGTCCTCCCGCCCTCAAGCACCTGCTTTTGTCTCTTCCAATTAAGAGGCCTCCTAGGCCTAGCCCAAGGCAAGAAAACAAGGCAGTTAGTCACTTGGCTTCCCTTATCAACCTGGCTCAAGTGGCTGGCTCCTTTAATGGCAGTCGTCATGGCAAGAAGAAGCCGGTCCCCTCAGCTGCCACTCTGGGAACCAAAACAAAATTAAGGTTtggaggcggggaggggaagggaggggagggcatAGCCAGCCAGGGAGGAGCCAGAATGGAGCTGGTTGGGTTTAACTGCAGGAAATCTCACCCAGGCCACCCTATCTCCTGGGCGACACTGGGGAGACAGAAAAAATAAGATGCCTGCCCAGAGGCAGCTCAGGCTAATGTGGTGGGTGTTTTCACATCGCTTATCCTGACAAGTGATCTTCATCCTCACTAGGAATAAACTGAAACTCAGACCCTTGTGAAGGTAAAGACAGATGCCCCGCTAAGGCTGTGCAATTACAAGCCTTAAGTTTAGGTCCGCCCTCTTCCTCCACCTGGCTCCTGTCCTCCCCATCCTTTTTCCCTGTGCTTTTAGGATAGGACCTCCTGCTCTGCCCCTCTGCATTTGGCACCATGCTCCTTCCTCTCTGTACTCCAGCCACTTCAGAGTCCTCTCATCACTCAAGTTCACGGTGCTCCCTCCAGCCACAAAGTCTTTGTATATGCagttccctctgccaggaatggTTCTCCTCTGTCTTCCCACCTCCTGCCTTCATCTTAAAGGTGTGCTCATCCTTCACGTATCTTCTTAACATCACTTCCTCCAGGGCGCCTTCCTGGGCCACCTTGACCTTGTTGTATGTTCTTGTGGTGCCGAGTACCTCTCCTTCACACCTTGGTGCAAAGGCTGTCATAATTCTCTGAATTACACTCAGAATGTCTATCAGGATCTGTGTACCAAAATGGGAATGTCAGCCCTAAGAGGGCAGGACTTCTTTTATTCACTGCTGCATCCGCAGAGCCCAGTCCTGTGTCCGGCACACTGACGCCCTTCAGTAAGTAAACAtgcagaatttgaacccagctcCGGGTGAGCCCAATGCTCCTTCTTGACCTGCTTCATGGTTCTGAGTCATACTGGCTCCCAGAGTCAGCACAGGACAGAGCTTCCAGCCCCATAGCCACTGCTGGCTTTTCTGGCTTCTGTGGCTCAGCCCAAGCTTGCAAACCTTGTCTAAAGAAACTGACTGTTAAGCCACCCTTTCCAGGAAGAATGACGGGAGGTACCTTTGGATGAGGCTGTGACACGCAGGGATGTGACTTCTCTGAACCCAAAagatgaggagaaggaagagcagactTGACTCCCAGATTTCTAGTCAAAGAGCTTCCCTCCACCATTCCATTGAAGACTGGCTCTCTGATACTGGGACAAGATGCTCTCCCaagaggtgggcagaggaaggCAAGGAGAGAGGAGGTCTGCTTTGGTGGGGCATGGACTCATTGCCATGCCCTTAGGGGCACCCATGCTCAGCAAGGGGTTCATAGAAGACTTGAACTTGTCTTCCCTTGACTGCTTCCGTGCCCTTGAGAAATCACTTATCCCGTCTGGGCCATTTTTCACCTCTGTAAGATGGAAATCATTCCACCCACAGCTGAGACTGTGGTGCCGTGGAGACACGGATGAGCACGTTTAGGATATAGAGGTAAGAGCCTGGCTCTGATGTCAGACAGATCTGGGGGGTTAAGTCCCTGGCTTTGCACCTTCTTGGCAGTGTTCTCTTGAGCAATCCACACCTCGTCTCCAGGCTTGGTTTCCTTGTCCATGAAATGGGGGCAGCCTCAGTCACCTCATCAAGTCACCGTGTACACAGAATATGGCACAGAATAGTACCCACTCTATGGAAACTCTGATTACTGAAATGATGTGCCCTGAGAAATGCAGAATTTAGAATCAGCCACCAACTTGTGACTATAAACCTGCCCTCTGACTGCAGATCCAGGGTCAAGGACCTTTGCCCAAACTTGCGAGGTTCTGTCCCTGACCACTTCAGGCACCAAGCAGGATGCCAAAGGGTCCCTCTGATCAAGTGATGGCCTCAGCCTTAGGCCAGGCAGAAAGCTCAGTCTAAGCCCCAAACTCGGCTGCTCCCAGGACAGAGGATGCAAGCTGACAACTCTGGTCACTAGAGGCAACGTGTCCCCCACAGCTTGCCGATATTCCAAACTAGATTGACATGGGTAGGACCTCCAGGAGCATTGCACCAATGCCTCTTTCTCCAGCTGTGGAAACTGAGTCCTTGAGAGAGGAAAGGACTTGTCCAGGGCACCAAGGGAGCTCCTGGCAGAACCAGGCCAGAGGCCCAGCTGAAGCCCTGCCCAGAAGCAGATACCGAGAGGCACTGCCCTCCCAGACGCCTTGCTCACAGGCTCTTCTACCTGTATAGATCCCTTCCATTGAACCAGCAAGCCATTTCCTGAGAAACATAGCCAttccggggatgcctgggtggctcagtggctgagtgtctgcctttggctcagggcttgatcccggggtcctgggatcgagtcccgcgtcaggctccacacagggagcctgcttctccctctgcctgtgtctctgcttctctctgtgtgtctctcatgaataactaaacgcttcaaaagaaaagaaaacacagccaTTCCATGTGACAGTCTCCGGGGAGTACAAATGACATCTAGGTTTAAACAATGAACAAAGAGACTACAGGCTTTTAACCTGAAGGCTTTTGAGAGAGTTTCTATAAGACACCCTCCACCAACTCAGTCATCAGAAAATTGTAGGTGTGCAGGTTTTGTTGCAAAGGTGGTCTATCTAGATAGAGCTTTCTTCAGGTCCCCACAATGCCTCTAAGAGGGCTAAACTGAAAAGTTCTGGGCCTTTCTGAGGAATTCCACGTCTCCCATTATGTATCCTTATTCAGAAATGCCAGAATATACAACTAGCTCTAGAGCTGATTCTTTAAACAACACGAGACACGCCACACAGAGACCTACACACAACATGCGCCCATGCTtcctgaggagggaggggcagccaCCGGTCCCCTCTTCCAGGCTGTCTTTGATGGCTGACTGCCACCATGCAGGGAGGGGCTTCTGGGTGCTCGGTGCTGACACCAGGCTGACACCCTCCtcgtgtgtgcacacgcatgcgtacacacacacacacacacacacacgcaggcgCGTGCGCCATCAGGCCAGCCCCAAGGTCTACAGCCATTTGTGATCTCGAGCTGAGGACCCAAGATACAGAGGTGATGCCGCTCAACAGTGACCGGGTCCCAGGGTGAGGGATGTGAGGCAGCATAAGGAGggcagcacacacacatacagtcacACATACATGGCCGCAGCCTCACTCACGCACACAGAGACTTCTGCATCACACGGTTACACACCACACTCACAAAGACAGATCAACACACAGACACGTGTACACGCAATATGGAGACACACTTGGTTATCTCCAGGCAGATGCACAGACAGCCTCAGATACACACACTCACAGGCACATGTCGTCGCCCACACAGGAGTGAGCGTGCTCCACACGCAGTCCGGGCATCGACATGCTTCCCAGGAGCCCGCCGCTGCAGGCTCGCCCCTCTTCGGGAAGTCCAGGGCTATTCACGAAAGGCTAGACTGGGCTCCCAGCTGGCCCCAAGGAGAGtgaagggggcagaggggcaggtgaACCCTGCCTGATTCGCACCCTACTGCgggtcgggggtggggaggggtgggtgagGGGAACTCGCCTGCCGAGACGCCCTGGCACAGGCCCACAGATGGTGTAACCCAATGACCAGGGACTTTCGGGGAGGGAGTCCCCAAGCTCCTGGGGGCGGTTCTAAGGACTGAGAATtgtggggaaggggagatgggggcTGTTATCCCAAAGTGAACCGTTCCCTTTTGCCGAAGTCTGGTCCTCCTCCTGCAGCCCTACCCAGCCCCTCACCTCCCAGTAAGTCCAGTCAGCCCCCAGGTGCTTGCCTCACCTTAAAGAGACCCACCCACCTGCTCCTCCACCAGAGGGGGTCCTACCCAGACACACCCGGGTGTGCCCCCTATCTGGGGCGGCCCTCCCGCTGCGTCCGCCCCTACACACAGCAGGAAAACATCGAGCCCCCCCCGTACCTgaggcccccacccccaaactcacCCGCCTCCAGTCCTGCAGGAGGCCAATCCCTCCCCAGGTGAGCCCCACGGCTCAGGTGGCCGCCCCGCTGCCACGGGCCACCACCCCTTTGGAGACCCTTGCCCCGGGGGAGCTTCGGCGGCTCCCTCCCCAGGgtcgcgcccccggccccccccaccccatccccccccccacccccggcacctACCTCCTTCTTGACAGTGCGCAGCAGCCTCTGCCGCGTGTCCGCCTCTGTGGGACGAGACGGGGGGACGGCGGGTCAGCCGagcgctgggggcgggggcacgggccgccctcccgccgcccccgcgccccgcgcccgctcACCCGCTTACCCGCGGGGCCCGAGGCCATGGCCGCGCGCGCTGCGTTCCCgtccgggcggcggcggcggcgctcgcTGGCTCGCGGGCTCGGCTGCAGCagccgcggcggggcggggcggggcggggccgagggccgGTGACGTCAGGGCCCCCcgcgcggccgccccgccccgcccctcccgagCCGCCGCCGCGCGCCGGGGCGCCCAGCGGGAGGGTCCTCCGGGCCGCGCGCACGCCCCAGGCCTCGCCCGgccagcgccccgccccccgcgggcagCCCCGCCCACCACGCGCGGCGCCGCAGGTCCCACCCTCtgccgggcgggccggggcggggctgcgTCCCTTCCTGGAGGTGCGCCCGGTGCCAGGCTGGAGGCGGCCGCGGGAGGGAGTCGGCGGGACTGTCACTGACGCTCTCtggcctcagtgttctcatctctACAATGGACAGAATATGGGAcgcccgggttgctcagcggttgggcacctgccttccgctgggggcgtgatcctgcgATATTACGAGATAGCTGCtacattattattaatcattcgtattattgttattattgagAATCTTGTTCTTTGGTCTTTCTGTTGACTCTCACTcgagatttattcatttgtttgagaaGTAGGATTTGAATAACTGCTTAGCAAGGCTTTATATTCATCATCTCTAAATCTTTCGTTGGGGGTGTGCCTTTCTAGAGAACTCTGGACACTGAATGTGAAGGTACGAAACCAGAAATCGGTTTTTTGGTTAAATTCTTTCTGTGGGATTTCTCTGTTCTTATCAATAGTTTAACTTCAACCCCCAGACCTATGTAAGAGATTTTCATGTTAGGCTCTTCAATCTCTTGTCCTTGAAATACCGAGTCTTTTGGCAGAGATTCTTAAGTGTCCCAGAGTACCCAAAAGATGAGTGACTCCCTATCAGTCATTTCCACTTTTCCCCCTCATTTGGTCATTTTGGCCACTGAAGATTTGCTTAATGTATTTCTCTGATTTATGTTTATCTCATGTTTGTACTAATAATGTTGGACCTAATgtttatcctttcttcttttacacatacacacactcacaagaCTATTCTGGACTTTGGTTCAGGGGCCATTTATGGCTGAGGCTTAGTCATACCAATTCCCTTTCATTCTTGATCTCTCTCCCTATTACTATCACTCATCTCCTGCCACTTTAGCTCAAGTCCTAGACTTGCTCATGACTGAAATGAAAGCTGGAGtttttgaataaagaaaaggaaatgccaaatgaaagaaatctgataaaattagaaaagaggaGAATCCCTCTGACCActgatacatatatttgtatatatgtatatgtatgtgtgtgtgtgtgcttgtcaGAGAAATGATACACATGGtctgtatgtattatatatgcgCGTATATATTTCAGTGGTATTAAGGAAACTCAAGAATTTCattgctaaaataattttctatgccAAGTGAATACCTATTTGCATTCgttttcataattatttctataattggTTCCACAAGTAAATGCAGAAATAGCTGCATAGGCTTACTCCTCCTACCACCAGCTTAGTACAGATATACAGAGAAGgcaataatacatatttaaattattcttcttggggatccctgggtggctcaggggtttagcgcctgcctttggcccagggcccgatc from Canis aureus isolate CA01 chromosome 27, VMU_Caureus_v.1.0, whole genome shotgun sequence carries:
- the LOC144299630 gene encoding uncharacterized protein LOC144299630; this translates as MKKNETRVYVEGVNNSGEFLNLAPGAPPGRDAAPPRPARQRVGPAAPRVVGGAARGGRGAGRARPGACARPGGPSRWAPRRAAAAREGRGGAAARGALTSPALGPAPPRPAAAAAAEPASQRAPPPPPGRERSARGHGLGPRGGGHAAEAAAHCQEGAASAFQVKQIMEEAVTRKFVHEDSSHIISFCAAVEACVLHGLRRLAFCTATRLQLSS